The Streptomyces laurentii genome contains a region encoding:
- a CDS encoding riboflavin transporter pnuX (Nicotinamide mononucleotide transporter; pfam04973;~Riboflavin transporter PnuX [Streptomyces venezuelae ATCC10712];~identified by MetaGeneAnnotator; putative) has protein sequence MNWLNSEAFVVFGQHILWSDMIGNTIGLLALALGWRRSILTWPAQLLSGIVLVGAYASAHLSGGVGKQLLVIGVAAWGWWQWNRGKQQAQDGSLAVRFATWKERGLLLAGAALGTLAVGGLFTLYPSLSWSPWADAYIFVGTLVAMVAQARGLIEFWFAWLLVDLVGVPLAFHSGLAFSGLVYVVYFALVVWGMRDWWLRSRTVPALEGAHA, from the coding sequence GTGAACTGGCTCAACTCCGAGGCGTTCGTCGTCTTCGGCCAGCACATCCTGTGGTCCGACATGATCGGCAACACGATCGGTCTGCTGGCCCTCGCCCTCGGCTGGCGCCGCTCCATCCTCACCTGGCCCGCCCAGCTGCTCTCCGGCATCGTCCTCGTCGGCGCCTACGCCTCCGCCCACCTGTCCGGCGGCGTCGGCAAGCAGCTCCTCGTCATCGGCGTCGCCGCCTGGGGCTGGTGGCAGTGGAACCGCGGCAAGCAGCAGGCCCAGGACGGCTCCCTCGCCGTCCGCTTCGCCACCTGGAAGGAGCGCGGGCTGCTGCTGGCGGGCGCGGCCCTCGGCACCCTCGCCGTCGGCGGCCTGTTCACCCTCTACCCGTCGCTTTCCTGGAGCCCGTGGGCCGACGCGTACATCTTCGTCGGCACCCTCGTCGCGATGGTCGCCCAGGCCCGTGGCCTGATCGAGTTCTGGTTCGCCTGGCTCCTCGTCGACCTCGTCGGCGTCCCGCTCGCCTTCCACAGCGGCCTCGCCTTCTCCGGCCTGGTCTACGTCGTCTACTTCGCCCTCGTCGTCTGGGGCATGCGCGACTGGTGGCTCCGGTCGCGGACCGTCCCCGCCCTGGAAGGAGCCCACGCGTGA
- a CDS encoding riboflavin synthase subunit alpha (Lumazine binding domain; pfam00677;~catalyzes the formation of riboflavin from 6,7-dimethyl-8-(1-D-ribityl)lumazine;~identified by MetaGeneAnnotator; putative;~riboflavin synthase subunit alpha [Mycobacterium tuberculosis F11];~riboflavin synthase subunit alpha; Provisional), whose product MFTGIVEELGEVVAVEQLTDASRFRLRGPLVTEGARHGDSIAVNGVCLTVVETADGEFTADVMAETLKRSSLGALEPGSRVNLERPMAVGGRLGGHIVQGHVDGTGTILKREPSEHWEVVTVGLPAPLARYVVDKGSITVDGVSLTVVEAGDDRFTISLIPTTLALTTLGIKQPGDPVNLEVDVIAKYVERLLGPNAQENVK is encoded by the coding sequence GTGTTCACCGGAATCGTCGAAGAACTTGGCGAGGTCGTCGCCGTCGAGCAGCTGACCGACGCCTCCCGCTTCCGACTGCGCGGCCCCCTGGTCACCGAGGGCGCCCGGCACGGCGACTCGATCGCCGTCAACGGCGTCTGCCTCACGGTCGTGGAGACCGCCGACGGCGAGTTCACCGCCGACGTGATGGCCGAGACCCTCAAGCGCTCCTCCCTCGGCGCCCTGGAGCCCGGCTCCCGGGTCAACCTGGAGCGGCCCATGGCCGTCGGCGGACGTCTCGGCGGCCACATCGTCCAGGGCCACGTGGACGGCACCGGGACGATCCTGAAGCGCGAGCCCTCCGAGCACTGGGAGGTCGTCACCGTCGGCCTGCCCGCCCCGCTCGCCCGCTACGTCGTCGACAAGGGCTCCATCACGGTCGACGGCGTCAGCCTCACCGTCGTCGAGGCCGGCGACGACCGCTTCACCATCAGCCTCATCCCCACCACCCTCGCCCTGACCACGCTCGGCATCAAGCAGCCCGGCGACCCGGTCAACCTCGAGGTGGACGTCATCGCCAAGTACGTCGAGCGGCTGCTCGGCCCGAACGCACAGGAGAACGTCAAGTGA
- a CDS encoding 6,7-dimethyl-8-ribityllumazine synthase (6,7-dimethyl-8-ribityllumazine synthase [Streptomyces cattleya NRRL 8057 = DSM46488];~homopentamer interface [polypeptide binding];~identified by MetaGeneAnnotator; putative;~lumazine synthase (6,7-dimethyl-8-ribityllumazine synthase, LS), catalyzes the penultimate step in the biosynthesis of riboflavin (vitamin B2); type-I; cd09209) produces MSGKGAPVLSVKNCGDLRVAVVAAQWHEKIMDGLVDGALRALTELGIEEPTLLRVPGSFELPVVAKVLAGRGYDAVVALGVVIRGGTPHFEYVCQGVTNGLTQVAVETGVPVGFGVLTCDTEEQALDRAGLEGSHEDKGHEAVTAAVATATALRTVSEPWR; encoded by the coding sequence ATGAGCGGCAAGGGCGCACCCGTCCTCAGCGTGAAGAACTGCGGTGACCTGCGGGTCGCGGTCGTCGCGGCCCAGTGGCACGAGAAGATCATGGACGGCCTCGTCGACGGCGCCCTGCGCGCCCTCACCGAACTCGGCATCGAGGAGCCCACCCTGCTCCGCGTCCCGGGCAGCTTCGAACTCCCCGTCGTGGCCAAGGTGCTCGCCGGGCGCGGCTACGATGCGGTCGTGGCACTCGGCGTCGTCATCCGCGGCGGCACGCCGCACTTCGAGTACGTGTGCCAGGGCGTCACCAACGGCCTGACCCAGGTCGCCGTCGAGACCGGCGTACCCGTCGGATTCGGCGTCCTGACCTGTGACACCGAGGAGCAGGCCCTGGACCGGGCCGGCCTGGAAGGGTCCCACGAGGACAAGGGCCACGAGGCCGTGACCGCCGCCGTCGCCACCGCGACCGCGCTGCGCACGGTGAGCGAACCCTGGCGCTGA
- a CDS encoding integral membrane protein (Domain of unknown function DUF21; pfam01595;~Hemolysins and related proteins containing CBS domains [General function prediction only]; COG1253;~This cd contains two tandem repeats of the cystathionine beta-synthase (CBS pair) domains associated with the CorC_HlyC domain. CorC_HlyC isa transporter associated domain. This small domain is foundin Na+/H+ antiporters, in proteins involved in...; cd04590;~Transporter associated domain; cl08393;~identified by MetaGeneAnnotator; putative;~integral membrane protein [Streptomyces sp. Mg1]) — protein sequence MIVSLLLLLAAFLLILANGFFVAAEFGLVTVERADAERAAAEGDRRARTVVTALRELSFQLSGTQLGITITSLVTGMLAEPAIAGLLDGPLSATGLPDGAVSGIAVLIGMLLASAVQMVVGELVPKNWAVSRPLQVARFVAGPQHVFSSLFRPVISALNTVANRLVRLFGVEPADELDSVRTPRELVSLARHSAQAGALEQDTADLFVRTLTLGGLTADQVMTPRVKVSALQSDATAADVLNLTRATGLSRFPVYRERIDEIVGMVHLKDALAVVPKERHRVPVGRIAVPPLLVPESLPVQALLERLRREQPIAVVVDEYGGTAGVVTLEDIVEELVGEVRDEHDTAADARPELAPVPTDDGSQIWEADGSCRVHTLRRIGLDVPDGPYETVAGLVADLLGRIPAPGDRAELPGWRLSVRQVDRYRAERVRLMRIAPVPVAAEAVR from the coding sequence ATGATCGTCTCTCTCCTGCTGCTCCTCGCAGCTTTCCTCCTGATCCTCGCCAACGGCTTCTTCGTGGCCGCCGAGTTCGGCCTCGTCACCGTGGAACGGGCGGACGCAGAGCGCGCCGCCGCCGAAGGCGACCGCCGCGCCCGCACCGTCGTCACGGCGCTGCGCGAGCTGTCCTTCCAGCTTTCCGGCACCCAGCTCGGCATCACCATCACCTCGCTCGTCACCGGCATGCTCGCCGAGCCCGCGATCGCCGGGCTGCTCGACGGACCGCTGAGCGCCACCGGCCTCCCGGACGGCGCCGTCTCCGGCATCGCCGTCCTGATCGGCATGCTGCTCGCCTCCGCCGTACAGATGGTCGTCGGCGAACTCGTGCCGAAGAACTGGGCGGTCTCCCGGCCGCTGCAGGTCGCGCGCTTCGTCGCCGGCCCGCAACACGTCTTCTCCAGCCTGTTCCGTCCGGTGATCTCCGCGCTGAACACCGTGGCCAACCGGCTCGTCCGGCTCTTCGGCGTCGAACCGGCCGACGAGCTCGACTCGGTCCGCACCCCGCGGGAGCTGGTCTCCCTCGCCCGCCACTCGGCCCAGGCCGGCGCCCTCGAACAGGACACCGCCGACCTCTTCGTCCGGACCCTGACCCTCGGCGGCCTCACCGCCGACCAGGTCATGACCCCGCGCGTGAAGGTGAGCGCCCTGCAGTCCGACGCGACCGCGGCCGACGTGCTCAACCTCACCCGGGCCACCGGTCTGTCCCGCTTCCCGGTCTACCGCGAGCGGATCGACGAGATCGTCGGCATGGTCCACCTCAAGGACGCCCTCGCGGTCGTACCGAAGGAGCGGCACCGGGTCCCGGTCGGCCGGATCGCCGTCCCGCCGCTGCTCGTCCCCGAGTCGCTGCCCGTCCAGGCCCTGCTCGAACGGCTCCGCCGCGAGCAGCCCATCGCGGTCGTCGTCGACGAGTACGGCGGCACCGCCGGCGTCGTCACCCTGGAGGACATCGTCGAGGAACTCGTCGGCGAGGTCCGCGACGAGCACGACACCGCCGCCGACGCGCGGCCCGAGCTCGCGCCCGTGCCCACCGACGACGGCTCCCAGATCTGGGAGGCCGACGGCTCCTGCCGGGTGCACACCCTGCGCCGGATAGGACTCGACGTGCCCGACGGCCCGTACGAGACGGTCGCCGGGCTCGTCGCCGACCTGCTCGGCCGCATCCCCGCCCCCGGCGACCGCGCCGAGCTGCCCGGCTGGCGGCTCTCGGTCCGCCAGGTCGACCGCTACCGCGCCGAACGCGTGCGCCTCATGCGCATCGCCCCGGTGCCCGTCGCCGCGGAGGCGGTCCGATGA
- a CDS encoding GTP cyclohydrolase II/3,4-dihydroxy 2-butanone 4-phosphate synthase (3,4-dihydroxy-2-butanone 4-phosphate synthase; cl00336;~GTP cyclohydrolase II (RibA). GTP cyclohydrolase II catalyzes the conversion of GTP to 2,5-diamino-6-ribosylamino-4(3H)-pyrimidinone 5' phosphate, formate, pyrophosphate (APy), and GMP in the biosynthetic pathway of riboflavin. Riboflavin is the...; cd00641;~GTP cyclohydrolase II/3,4-dihydroxy 2-butanone 4-phosphate synthase [Amycolatopsis mediterranei U32];~bifunctional 3,4-dihydroxy-2-butanone 4-phosphate synthase/GTP cyclohydrolase II protein; Provisional;~dimerization interface [polypeptide binding];~identified by MetaGeneAnnotator; putative), which produces MSTHLSSAGPLSSDALPADTTSRFWDTTDLALDPVEQAVADIAAGRPVVVVDDEDRENEGDLVIAAEKATPEIVAFMMSECRGLICAPMEGDELDRLRLPQMVEQNTEAMRTAFTVSVDAAPVHGVTTGISAADRATTLRMLAAGTYEPGDFVRPGHVFPLRARSGGVLTRPGHTEAAVDLARLAGLRPAGAIVEIAGEDGVMLRLPELVPFARKHGLTIISIEDLIAYRRSAEPLVRREAEVRLPTAYGEFTAYGYRSTTDGVEHVALVHGDLGDGRDVLVRVHSECLTGDVFHSLRCDCGPQLEAAMERITEAGRGVVVYLRGHEGRGIGLLSKLRAYELQERGRDTLDANLELGLPADARDYAAGARILADLGVRGLRLLTNNPDKTAALTRHGLDVTGREPMPVQAGEHNLGYLRTKRDRMGHDLPWLDPTPAGTHPHQ; this is translated from the coding sequence GTGAGCACCCACCTGTCGTCCGCCGGCCCCCTGTCCTCCGACGCGCTCCCCGCGGACACCACCAGCCGGTTCTGGGACACCACCGACCTCGCCCTCGACCCCGTCGAGCAGGCCGTCGCGGACATCGCCGCCGGCCGTCCCGTCGTCGTCGTGGACGACGAGGACCGCGAGAACGAGGGCGACCTCGTCATCGCGGCCGAGAAGGCCACCCCCGAGATCGTCGCCTTCATGATGAGCGAGTGCCGCGGTCTGATCTGCGCCCCCATGGAAGGCGACGAACTCGACCGCCTGCGGCTGCCGCAGATGGTCGAGCAGAACACCGAGGCGATGCGGACCGCCTTCACCGTCTCCGTCGACGCCGCCCCCGTGCACGGCGTCACCACCGGCATCTCGGCCGCCGACCGCGCCACCACCCTGCGGATGCTGGCCGCCGGCACGTACGAGCCCGGCGACTTCGTCCGCCCCGGCCACGTCTTCCCGCTGCGCGCCCGGTCCGGCGGCGTGCTGACCCGCCCCGGCCACACCGAGGCAGCCGTCGACCTGGCCCGGCTCGCCGGACTCCGCCCGGCCGGCGCGATCGTCGAGATCGCCGGCGAGGACGGCGTGATGCTGCGACTGCCCGAGCTGGTCCCGTTCGCCCGCAAACACGGCCTGACGATCATCTCCATCGAGGACCTGATCGCCTACCGCCGCTCCGCCGAGCCCCTCGTCCGCCGCGAGGCCGAGGTCCGGCTGCCGACCGCGTACGGCGAGTTCACCGCGTACGGCTACCGCTCCACCACCGACGGCGTCGAGCACGTCGCCCTCGTCCACGGCGACCTCGGCGACGGCCGGGACGTCCTCGTCCGGGTCCACTCCGAATGCCTGACCGGCGACGTCTTCCATTCGCTGCGCTGCGACTGCGGCCCCCAGCTGGAGGCGGCCATGGAGCGGATCACCGAGGCCGGCCGCGGTGTCGTCGTCTATCTGCGCGGCCACGAGGGCCGCGGCATCGGCCTGCTGTCCAAGCTCCGCGCGTACGAACTCCAGGAACGCGGCCGCGACACCCTCGACGCCAACCTGGAGCTCGGCCTGCCCGCCGACGCCCGCGACTACGCGGCCGGCGCGCGGATCCTCGCCGACCTCGGCGTGCGCGGCCTGCGGCTGCTCACCAACAACCCCGACAAGACCGCCGCCCTCACCCGGCACGGCCTCGACGTCACCGGCCGCGAGCCCATGCCGGTCCAGGCGGGCGAGCACAACCTCGGCTACCTGCGCACCAAGCGGGACCGGATGGGCCACGACCTGCCCTGGCTGGACCCCACCCCGGCCGGCACCCACCCCCACCAGTAA
- a CDS encoding phosphoribosyl-AMP pyrophosphatase hisE (Nucleoside Triphosphate Pyrophosphohydrolase (EC 3.6.1.8) MazG-like domain foundin Mycobacterium tuberculosis phosphoribosyl-ATP pyrophosphohydrolase (HisE or PRATP-PH) and its bacterial homologs; cd11547;~extensively drug-resistant (XDR);~homodimer interface [polypeptide binding];~identified by MetaGeneAnnotator; putative;~phosphoribosyl-AMP pyrophosphatase hisE [Mycobacterium tuberculosis KZN605];~putative metal binding site [ion binding]), which translates to MANKTFEELFTELKSKAETGDPATSRTAELVGKGVHAIGKKVVEEAAEVWMAAEYEGNEAAAEEISQLLYHVQVMMVARGISLDDVYAHL; encoded by the coding sequence ATGGCGAACAAAACCTTCGAAGAGCTCTTCACCGAGCTCAAGAGCAAGGCCGAGACCGGCGACCCGGCGACCTCCCGTACCGCGGAACTGGTCGGCAAGGGCGTCCACGCCATCGGCAAGAAGGTCGTCGAGGAGGCCGCCGAGGTCTGGATGGCCGCCGAGTACGAGGGCAACGAAGCCGCCGCCGAGGAGATCTCGCAGCTGCTGTACCACGTCCAGGTGATGATGGTCGCCCGCGGGATCTCGCTCGACGACGTCTACGCCCATCTCTGA
- a CDS encoding integral membrane protein (Domain of unknown function DUF21; pfam01595;~FOG: CBS domain [General function prediction only];~This cd contains two tandem repeats of the cystathionine beta-synthase (CBS pair) domains associated with the CorC_HlyC domain. CorC_HlyC isa transporter associated domain. This small domain is foundin Na+/H+ antiporters, in proteins involved in...; cd04590;~identified by MetaGeneAnnotator; putative;~integral membrane protein [Streptomyces pristinaespiralis ATCC25486]), translating to MSLLPLLFAVLLVLANGFFVGAEFALVSVRRSQIEPLGGARARQVLHGLEHLPQMMAAAQFGITVASLTLGAVAEPTVARLLEPVFHAVHVPEGLIHPLGYVIALAVVVVLHLVIGEMVPKNLAMADPERTALLLGPGLVAFARVCRPVTAALGACAALVLRAFKVEPKDEVEAVFTSTQLGRLVEDAGQAGLLDPAEQERLEDALELGTRPVTDVLIPAAALVTVSPSATPREIEELTVRTGYSRFPVRAEGRGTLMGFVHVKDVLDLEDRERALPQQVWRPLATLRPELPLDDALTVMRRAATHLAQVADASGRVLGLVALEDVLEMLVGEVRDPAHRVVAPASHPDPRTAQALAS from the coding sequence ATGAGTCTCCTGCCCCTGCTCTTCGCCGTCCTGCTGGTCCTCGCCAACGGCTTCTTCGTCGGCGCCGAGTTCGCGCTCGTCTCCGTCCGCCGCAGCCAGATCGAACCGCTCGGCGGCGCCCGCGCCCGCCAGGTCCTCCACGGCCTGGAGCACCTGCCGCAGATGATGGCCGCCGCCCAGTTCGGTATCACCGTCGCCTCCCTGACGCTCGGCGCGGTCGCCGAGCCGACCGTGGCCCGGCTGCTCGAACCCGTCTTCCACGCCGTCCACGTCCCCGAGGGCCTGATCCACCCCCTCGGCTATGTGATCGCGCTGGCCGTGGTGGTCGTCCTGCACCTGGTCATCGGTGAGATGGTGCCGAAGAACCTGGCCATGGCCGACCCCGAGCGCACCGCCCTGCTCCTCGGCCCCGGCCTGGTCGCCTTCGCCCGGGTCTGCCGGCCCGTCACCGCCGCCCTCGGCGCCTGCGCCGCGCTGGTCCTGCGGGCCTTCAAGGTCGAGCCGAAGGACGAGGTGGAGGCCGTCTTCACCAGCACGCAGCTCGGCCGGCTCGTCGAGGACGCCGGCCAGGCCGGACTGCTCGACCCGGCCGAGCAGGAGCGTCTGGAGGACGCCCTGGAACTGGGCACCCGCCCGGTCACGGACGTCCTCATACCGGCGGCCGCGCTCGTCACGGTCTCCCCGTCGGCCACCCCGCGCGAGATCGAGGAGCTGACCGTACGGACCGGCTACTCCCGCTTCCCGGTGCGCGCCGAGGGCCGGGGCACCCTCATGGGCTTCGTGCACGTGAAGGACGTCCTCGACCTGGAGGACCGGGAGCGCGCGCTGCCCCAGCAGGTGTGGCGCCCGCTGGCCACGCTCCGGCCGGAGCTGCCGCTGGACGACGCGCTCACCGTGATGCGCCGGGCCGCCACGCACCTCGCGCAGGTCGCGGACGCCTCCGGCCGGGTGCTCGGCCTGGTCGCCCTGGAGGACGTCCTGGAGATGCTGGTCGGCGAGGTCCGCGACCCCGCCCACCGGGTCGTGGCGCCCGCGTCGCACCCGGACCCGCGGACGGCGCAGGC
- a CDS encoding hypothetical protein (Protein of unknown function (DUF2581); pfam10756;~identified by MetaGeneAnnotator; putative;~possible membrane protein [Streptomyces venezuelae ATCC10712]): MSDTSAPALPVTFRPARTRVVLLTSGVAMFVVISAVGLMLDSLSPGERMSFVFVAALFAGVLVMLSRPKVVADDDGVTVVNITRVRRLAWAEILRVNLRPGDPWVFLDLSDGTSLPVLGIQPGIAKGRAIEDARALRALADSRGTGREGA, translated from the coding sequence ATGTCCGACACCAGCGCACCCGCCCTTCCGGTCACCTTCCGGCCGGCCCGCACCCGGGTCGTCCTGCTGACGAGTGGGGTGGCGATGTTCGTCGTCATCAGCGCCGTCGGCCTGATGCTGGATTCGCTGTCGCCGGGGGAGCGGATGAGCTTCGTGTTCGTCGCCGCACTCTTCGCGGGTGTCCTGGTCATGCTCAGCCGTCCCAAGGTCGTCGCCGACGACGACGGCGTGACCGTGGTGAACATCACCCGGGTCCGCCGGCTCGCCTGGGCCGAGATCCTGCGGGTCAACCTGCGCCCCGGCGACCCGTGGGTGTTCCTCGACCTGAGCGACGGCACCAGCCTGCCGGTGCTCGGCATCCAGCCCGGCATCGCCAAGGGCCGGGCCATAGAGGACGCGAGGGCTCTGCGGGCCCTCGCCGACAGCCGGGGCACCGGGCGCGAAGGCGCCTGA
- a CDS encoding ATP phosphoribosyltransferase (ATP phosphoribosyltransferase [Streptomyces sp. Mg1];~ATP phosphoribosyltransferase; Reviewed; PRK00489;~ATP phosphoribosyltransferase; cl15266;~HisG, C-terminal domain; cl06867;~identified by MetaGeneAnnotator; putative), producing MLRIAVPNKGSLSGPAMEMLHEAGYRQRKESKELVTVDPDNEVEFFYLRPKDIAIYVASGRLDIGITGRDLLLDSGANAEEILPLNFGRSTFRYATRPGTATGPKDFHGMTIATSYEGIVGKHLAEQGIDAAVVHLDGAVETAIQLGVAQIIADVVETGTSLRNAGLEVIGEPILTSEAVVVRRAGAPTDDPKVQQFLRRLQGVLVARSYVMMDYDCRAEHLEQAVALTPGLESPTVSPLHNEGWVAVRAMVPSREAQKVMDDLYELGARAILTTAIHACRL from the coding sequence ATGCTGCGCATCGCCGTCCCCAACAAGGGTTCCCTCTCCGGACCTGCGATGGAGATGCTCCATGAGGCGGGCTACCGGCAGCGCAAGGAGTCCAAGGAACTCGTCACCGTCGACCCCGACAACGAGGTGGAGTTCTTCTACCTCCGCCCCAAGGACATCGCGATCTACGTGGCGTCCGGCCGGCTCGACATCGGCATCACCGGCCGCGACCTGCTCCTGGACTCCGGAGCCAACGCCGAGGAGATCCTGCCGCTGAACTTCGGCCGCTCCACCTTCCGCTACGCCACCCGCCCGGGCACCGCGACCGGTCCCAAGGACTTCCACGGCATGACGATCGCGACCTCCTACGAGGGCATCGTCGGCAAGCACCTCGCCGAACAGGGCATCGACGCTGCCGTCGTCCACCTCGACGGCGCGGTCGAGACCGCGATCCAGCTGGGTGTCGCCCAGATCATCGCGGACGTCGTCGAGACCGGCACGAGCCTGCGCAACGCCGGCCTGGAGGTCATCGGCGAGCCGATCCTCACCTCCGAGGCCGTCGTCGTCCGCCGCGCCGGCGCCCCCACCGACGACCCCAAGGTGCAGCAGTTCCTGCGCCGCCTCCAGGGCGTCCTGGTCGCCCGCAGCTACGTGATGATGGACTACGACTGCCGCGCCGAGCACCTGGAGCAGGCCGTCGCCCTCACCCCCGGCCTGGAGTCCCCGACCGTCTCCCCGCTGCACAACGAGGGCTGGGTCGCCGTCCGCGCGATGGTGCCGTCCCGCGAGGCGCAGAAGGTCATGGACGACCTGTACGAGCTGGGCGCCCGCGCCATCCTCACCACGGCCATCCACGCCTGCCGGCTCTGA